CCCCGAAGAGGGAAGATTTCTGGCCATGAGGGGGAGGACGGGCCTGGTCGACATGGAAGGGCCGCCGGAGCCTGTGACGTTTCCACCCGACCCGATGACTGTGAAGAATGCTCTTGGAATCAACCAGACCGaacatgagcatgagcatgagcttGAGAATGAACACCCTCCACCGCTTCACCGGACTTCGGCACCACCTGCTGTGTTGTCGATCCCGCCATCGCCTCTTATTCTCCCGGTTGACTCCCCTAGAACAAGGCCGAGGATGAGCACAGAATCCGCACCGACGGCATTGGTTTCGCAGCTTGGCGTTGGACCCTTGACGCCTCCCTCTCGACCTAATtcgcttcctcctcggcaCTCAACGCCTTTTCGCAAACCTTCCCCCCTTATGCGTGCTAGCTTGGACCAGGAGCTTGCCATTGATCGCTTATCACCACCTTTGAGAGGCAGAGTAGGCAGAAACTCATTCAGCCGCTCGATGAGCCTTGACAGCGACATGGGCGGTGCGTCTCCTCCTCGATATCGCGACTTTCCGCCATTTTCTCAGAGGAGCCGCAGTACATTCGATAGAGTTCtcatgggagaagaaaaggatagtgatgatgatgacattgatgcGTCTCCGAAGCTGCCTGAGAGCGTTCTTGAAATCCGAAAGATAGCAAAGGATAAGGGGCATAGAGCAAGTGAAAACGTCATTGTGGACGACGATGCTCCTCAAACTCCTTTTATGAAACCGATGGTCAAGGCTCGCAAGTTTGTTTGGATTCATTTACCATTTAACAACCCTACGTGGGTGACTGTAAGTTGCCCCTCCTCCACTTTGTGGTAATCTCCTCGTGAATAGGAGATCGCTGACGCCAAGTACTTCAACTAGGCTGTTCTCCAAACGTTGCAAGTCTCCTACCAACGAGACTTTTCTGCCCTATCGAATCACGACTTTTGGGTCAGGAGGCATACACGTGGTAGGCACTCGCAGCATTATGCGCATTACGCAAAGCCGGGATGCTACTTTACGGCCCCTCGAACTTGTAAGTGGTCTCTACTGCTGTTCTTTATAGCTGCAATTCCTAATCCCCGTGAATAATTAGTATCTCCACGAGGTCATTCGGTACCGAGCCGCTCTCTTTCCCCGCCTGGCGAAGATGACCAGATGTATGTCTGTCTGTTTCTTCCATATCTTCACTTTGACTCGTACAAAAGACTCATCCGCCGACGTGAACTGATTGCCAAGCGCCTGGCTCACGGGAGGGCCCGACCCATTCCTGAATCTGTAGCCAAGTCAGATTCCTTGGAGTTGCAGGTCATATGGGAGTTTCTGGGACACGATCCGCCAATCAATTGCCGGCGAACGCTGGACCAGTTTGGATATCCATCGATAAGGGATACCCGATCGCGAGACGATGACCAAATGCTGTACAAGTTGACTAAAGAAAGGTACTACGATGTAGCAGAGTATCGGGGACTGTATAGCGAGACTTCTGGCAGCAATGTGGGATCCGGAGAAAGCAGCAATAAAAGCGGAAGCGGAAGTGGTGGTAGTGGTAGCGGGAGCGGAAGTCGCACAGCCAGTTGGCGGGAGAAGCTAAACAAACAGGCTGAGGagaatggcgaagaggagacTGAAAAGGACGTGCTGAATGGAAATGTGCTGATGATAGATCAGCTATGGGTCTGGACTATCTCTACTCGTGAGTCCATGTTGTTTTCTGATCGGTATGATCCTAAGCTGAATGTTTACAGATACCTTGCTCTCATTCTTCCCCAAACGAGAGAGTGATCCCATCGAAGGACCGCTGTATCAGCAAGCAGACCTTCGAGacagcatcttcaacgaTGTCAATGTAGATCTGACTCGCCTATGCGACAACTCCCTAGATCTCGCAGCCTTGGCGGCTCTGCATGCGGTAAGCGTGCTTCTAGATCGAGCTTCTCATCCTGATTTGGAAGTTTTCCGAATATTCGAAGAAGCTATAAGCGTCTTGGTGAGTCAAGCTATTGTACCCCTGAGAGTATAACGAACATGTCACTAATACACATGCTAGACCGAGAAGCTTACTACATCACTAAAAGAGTTCCGCTCAGAGGGATTCCGTGACAAGGCTTTTGATTATGAGCCGGTTGAAAATAAAGCTCGCTCAATCCGGGAGCGTCATAAAGAGGAGGGACGACGGGCCGAACAAGAGAATAGAGACAACACGTCAGCACTGCTGGAGCTTCGGGATATTGAAGATGAACTTGCGACGCTGCTGGGCCTTTTCGAGAGACAGTCCAAAGTAATCTCATCGATGCACACCATTTACAACCGTCCCGAGATGCGAGCGCACACAGTCCACGGAAGAGGATTCCTCGCTGAGGCGCTGAAGCGGCTAGCAGAGTATATCCATATCACGGAGGAAATGGTACGCCGGGTGAAGAACACGCGAGATGAGTACGACAAGCTGCTTCAGATGGTGCAACGCCAGGCACAAGTCGACGAAGTCAGGCTAAGCAGGCTTCATGCGGACCTGGCCAGCGCGCAAAGCCGAAGCGTACTGATCTTCACTACTTTCACAGTCATATTCCTGCCGTTGCAGTTCTTTACAGGCATCTTTGGCATGAATACGCGCGAGTGGGGAGGGGGAGACAATTTGCCTCTGCGAACAATTGGTATTATTGGTATCCCGGCGAGTGTTGCCCTGATCGTCGGGACGCTCATCGTTGCGTGGAGCACTACTGCGCGACGCTTCTTCAAGTGGATCGGCAGGCAGTATGGGTATATGATGCGCTGGTTGTATGTGGTACTTGGGAGGCCCGTGGGtaggaagatgatgaaatacATGGCGAGGAGAGGGAAACGGCGACAGGGGCAAGGAGAGAATCGAGATGGAAAGAGCGGGCTGAGTACAGAGGCGAGCGATTTCTGGGAGAGGCATAGGCtggagagggaaagggggTATCAGATTCCTGAGGTGAACAAGGCGCCGCCAATGAGTAAggggaggctgaggaggagccaGGGAAGGTGATTTGTGCATTGTGACTACAGTATATGTATGTCACTTGGTTCATATTGTGGTGGATGAAATACGAGAAAAGGGGGAATTAGCATTTGAATACGACGGCGTTTGTACAAGAAGAGGGCACCACAGTTAGATAAACGAGATCAATTGACTCTTTGTTATTTTCCGCTTTCAttctcatctttgctgttATTAACAGTTTCAACGGCCCCTTCAATCATCTCATTGCTTGTCCCATCTCgctcatccagcagcaatCTAGCAGTCTCGACCCCCGCGACAGGGAGCTTGACGAGGCCGCCCTCATATGGCAAATGCGTCGGTAGAATGCCAAGCTGGCGCAATACTGTTCCTTGATCCCACCAGATGTGCTCGTGGTAGAGCCTGTCGCCACGGATGTTGATGACACCGACCATGGGGATGGCAAGGGGCTTGTTCGTCACGGGAACGCCGGGGACGAGGAAGGGGATTTGTCGTGTGTGAGtgcagcaaaagatgaaTTCGTCTATTTGGTTTTGCGTGCTTGTTAGTCTGGGAGGTTTgaggtgaggaggagagatgggGGGGATCTTACCGATGATGCGGTCTGGGCCAATGGTGCGGGAGACGGTCTTGAGATGCGTGTCTGGGGGGTTGCTGGAGTTTGGAGGTGTTAGAAACAGGTTGTTTGATGGTGTGATCGTGTGGGTTTTGGGTACCAGAAAATGAAGTGGTCACGGTAAAAGGCGGTTAGTTTCTCGCGGCCGATGCCTCCCGTCATCTACGCATGTCATAAGGAGGTAGAGGTTAGTTGTCCCGACTGGAAGCTGTATTCGTGTATTATTTTGACGAAGAAAACTCACCGTGGGGATATGGTTGACATATGGCTCCGCCTATACCCATGGGTAAGAGACTGACAGCAGACAGCGAGGTTGTTAGAAAGGGGATGAAACTCACCACCATGGTGGCCATGGTTTTGGCAACGCTTCGCGCCTCGAATTCCCAATAGCAGTGTTCCTCCCAGATAGCTTCGAGATCAAAATTTGGCCCGCCTAGGTGTTTTCGTAAAAAGACTAGACTACGTGTGTGAGACAAGGTAGCAGCAGCGTTGTTGTAAGCCGCGGCCGaggggaagatgaagtgaGGCGTTGTTTCGGGATAAGAGTGCACTGTGACATTAGACTTTTGAACATCGCTGCTGTTGATCTTTGGATTTGAAGCCGTGCTGGTGTGAGCGAGCAGCGGGATTGAAGTAGTGATTTCAGAAGCGGCGTGAGAGAAAGTGACGATGCCGGCAATTCCATATTGCTGCAGGCGGTCTGCGTCGAGGAGCAGCTCGCTaacaacagcttcttcataGATGACAAGGGCGAACTTGTCTTTGGTGTCGACGCTTTGATGTTTCCGTAGCGCACCCACAGCGTCCCGGATCAAGTTTACGATGTCTGAGGCGGAAGCGTCATCGCCAGTGAGTTCCATCTCAGGCTCGGGAAGTGTGATGGCGACAACGGCGAAGCCCTCCTCGGCCCATTTGAGCAGCGGCTCCGGGTCGAGCGGCTTTTCTGCATCGGTGACGAGTGGCGGGATGGTGCTGGGGCTcgggaggacgaggacgatgccTGGGCCGGAGCCGCGGCGGGAGAGCGGCGGCTGGAGGACGGAAGAGGGGCCGAGGACGGAGGACGGAGCGGAGGGGAGCGGAGGGGCGGATTCGGAGGGGGAGGCGGGATCGTAGACGGTTAGGGGAGGGGGGGCAGCCATTTTTGTATTTGTGATTCGGGAGTGGATGGACGTTGGGATAGTTGTGATAATTTTATACGATTGTGTTTGGTGGAAATATTTGGAGTTGTTATGAATCGATATTTATTATTCACTTTTAcggctgaagatgaggggCACACACATACAAATGTCGATCCCCACATGcagaggggaagagagaacaTGAACATACAGCTGGGGACCGCTGATGGTCCCGGATAGATGTATGAGGCATTGGATGTTACTAAAGTAGTAGATGTTCTTTATTAGGTTTGTGCGATCATGTACAGCTCTGCAGCTAGTTCTGGTATTCATACTAATTACTATGACAGGATGTTTCAACCATTTTTTGTTGCGAGCCTCTTAACTGCATAATCTGGACGCCGAATACGCCATTGTTACTTCCAGAGAATCACTGACACTACTGCGGATTGAGAGCATGAATGAGTGAGGCTAAAGTGCAAGACGCCGTACCTGATGCAAAGCAACCCATCTTAGGTAGCACATACTCCAACTCCTGCATCATCTactcagcttcagctcaaAACTGACAGACTAATAAATGCTATTCCGATTCCATGTCCATGCATCAACAGACCCGGTCATCAGATCTCTCTCCCACGTGCCCTTCAAATTGGGAGGTGTGGTGCCACTGGTCCCCCCAAGCGCTGCGCCACAGCACCAACTACCGCTATCAGCCAGCAATGCTACGCTGAGTCTCGCCATTTAGCTGCTAGAACTCTTACGAGCTTTCAGCTCTCAGGCAGCTTCCCGTTCGTGTTAGCACCTGTTAGTGCATGTCTCACTCTAGCCTCCCTCTCATCTCACGACCGACCTCatccttgttcttttcttcactttttcttctttgcctgcAACCATGCCGGCGCTTTaatcctctcttcttcactctATTTCTCCAGCCTACGGGTTCAGACTCACTGCAAAAGAAAGGAGGAtaggaaagggaaaaaaaagaaaaaggagaagcatgCCTTCAcacagcttcagctcgtCCAGGTGGCTTGCGCCGCCCATTCAGTTCGCGTCCTTCAAGTCGCTCCTCGTCATCCCCGTCATCCTCTCCGTCGGCACCTTTGTCGCTCTCTTTGCCCATTCCGACGTCGACATCGCCTTGCTGTGGTCGCAATGCCACTCCCGCGCCCGCATCCCCGGCCTCAGCCACATCCCGCTCATCGGCACGCCGAGCTGCTTCCtcgtcagcttcttccagtGCGCGCTGGACTCGCTGCGGTCCAAGGCCGTCATGGCCGTGATTCTGTCGTATGTTGGCGCGCTGGCGACTGTATGCACCGTGGAGTCGGCCAGGCGCTGCAACAAGCCTAATTCGCTGATTGCGAAGCCCACGCTGTGGTGGCTATTGTTCAACTTGCTTGGAGGCGCCATGGTCTGGCAGTTGGTGATTGTGCCGGCCTTTCTGCACCGGGCTAAGGCGCTGGTGCTCGCGGAGAAGCACAGCCAGGGAACCGGTGGTGAAGACTCGACTGTGGCCGCGGCTGAGCTTGAAGATATCAGTGAGGAGGGCCGCACGCTGCCAGACTCCGAGGCCGTGGCGATCCCCattgccgttgctgctggctATTTCTTGCCCTCGATTCTCATGCTGGTCTTCAACTCTCCGGTTACCATTACcgtctggctcttcttccccctctaCGTCTCTGTCATCCGCCAGGGCGTGCGTCACCTTGTCGAGAGCATCCGCCGTGTCAGCCCGACCAGTATCCACCACGAGTCTCACTGGCAGTGTGTGGCTCTTGTCTACGCTTTGCCCATTGTGCTGTCCATCGCTGCGCACGTCTTTGTCATCTGGAACCTTGCTCAGGGCGACGACCGCAAGAAGATGACCAAGTTGACGGTTAGCTTCATCGAAATCGATATTCAGTTTATTGCCTGGACTGTCCTGTATTGGGTCTTTGTCGAGGCGGGATGGAGGGTGCCGCTGAGCATGATTGCAATCTCCGTCATTGCTGGGCCTGGTGCAGGAACTGTTGTGGG
This genomic stretch from Trichoderma breve strain T069 chromosome 1, whole genome shotgun sequence harbors:
- a CDS encoding corA-like mg2+ transporter protein domain-containing protein → MALGGGRPTIQRATPSLALEVPFPSPTRTRSGRTRPPSTFTDTDETDLKPGDGGQFVEKQRDGQDGLRFTFDPEGRLTHDETSVDIVTVPCPAAHPLRSWNRDGLMGRYFGAPSMRDAEVREAERQNQNPSWVRQGIRREANRARILLYEHPEVSEGTTLNSLAIALLDELRALRTRERQQERPLLFIGHSIGGLVVKMALVKASRDSRYESILRECYGVAFFGTPHQGSSYFAMPTLASSIQNLLQLSVPLPVSLTDDLRMGNHLLLHVDEDFKVVSDDIRVWTFYETIDSRLSANSGNIYFTAPLTSIKSAILGMRQERIFPLQSDHANIASFGRHNMHTLRLFLRQLAANIEQADSNAREDARGGKWMLNLEQKVTVEVHGFFDEAGMEDGTVRAWSTRLPLRDFMSKGPEVCLSERLNEVEIPPEEGRFLAMRGRTGLVDMEGPPEPVTFPPDPMTVKNALGINQTEHEHEHELENEHPPPLHRTSAPPAVLSIPPSPLILPLGVGPLTPPSRPNSLPPRHSTPFRKPSPLMRASLDQELAIDRLSPPLRGRVGRNSFSRSMSLDSDMGGASPPRYRDFPPFSQRSRSTFDRVLMGEEKDSDDDDIDASPKLPESVLEIRKIAKDKGHRASENVIVDDDAPQTPFMKPMVKARKFVWIHLPFNNPTWVTAVLQTLQVSYQRDFSALSNHDFWVRRHTRGRHSQHYAHYAKPGCYFTAPRTLSPRGHSVPSRSLSPPGEDDQMYVCLFLPYLHFDSYKRLIRRRELIAKRLAHGRARPIPESVAKSDSLELQVIWEFLGHDPPINCRRTLDQFGYPSIRDTRSRDDDQMLYKLTKERYYDVAEYRGLYSETSGSNVGSGESSNKSGSGSGGSGSGSGSRTASWREKLNKQAEENGEEETEKDVLNGNVLMIDQLWVWTISTHTLLSFFPKRESDPIEGPLYQQADLRDSIFNDVNVDLTRLCDNSLDLAALAALHAVSVLLDRASHPDLEVFRIFEEAISVLTEKLTTSLKEFRSEGFRDKAFDYEPVENKARSIRERHKEEGRRAEQENRDNTSALLELRDIEDELATLLGLFERQSKVISSMHTIYNRPEMRAHTVHGRGFLAEALKRLAEYIHITEEMVRRVKNTRDEYDKLLQMVQRQAQVDEVRLSRLHADLASAQSRSVLIFTTFTVIFLPLQFFTGIFGMNTREWGGGDNLPLRTIGIIGIPASVALIVGTLIVAWSTTARRFFKWIGRQYGYMMRWLYVVLGRPVGRKMMKYMARRGKRRQGQGENRDGKSGLSTEASDFWERHRLERERGYQIPEVNKAPPMSKGRLRRSQGR
- a CDS encoding snoaL-like polyketide cyclase domain-containing protein; protein product: MAAPPPLTVYDPASPSESAPPLPSAPSSVLGPSSVLQPPLSRRGSGPGIVLVLPSPSTIPPLVTDAEKPLDPEPLLKWAEEGFAVVAITLPEPEMELTGDDASASDIVNLIRDAVGALRKHQSVDTKDKFALVIYEEAVVSELLLDADRLQQYGIAGIVTFSHAASEITTSIPLLAHTSTASNPKINSSDVQKSNVTVHSYPETTPHFIFPSAAAYNNAAATLSHTRSLVFLRKHLGGPNFDLEAIWEEHCYWEFEARSVAKTMATMVAEPYVNHIPTMTGGIGREKLTAFYRDHFIFCNPPDTHLKTVSRTIGPDRIIDEFIFCCTHTRQIPFLVPGVPVTNKPLAIPMVGVINIRGDRLYHEHIWWDQGTVLRQLGILPTHLPYEGGLVKLPVAGVETARLLLDERDGTSNEMIEGAVETVNNSKDENESGK